The Desulfatibacillum aliphaticivorans DSM 15576 genome has a segment encoding these proteins:
- a CDS encoding CoB--CoM heterodisulfide reductase iron-sulfur subunit B family protein, whose protein sequence is MNYALFLGCNIPARVPQYDQAARAVLNRLGVEVLDIPDFNCCGYPMRDTDSQAFLLSSARNLALAEQSGLDMMVLCKCCFGALKAASYALAQDSALKNEINALLEPEKLSYQGNVKVKHFFSVLKDSVGLDEVKKTVERPFQGLRIATHYGCHALRPSSITEFDDPVNPSLFDKLVEATGAESVDWAEKTDCCGAPLMGANDELSLKITGKKLKGARKAGAHFLCVGCPYCHMQFDTVQASFIKSEPGKGPMASILYPQLLGLSMGIDAEDLGLDNNCLDISSIKLFLK, encoded by the coding sequence ATGAACTACGCATTGTTCTTGGGATGCAATATTCCGGCGCGGGTCCCCCAATACGATCAGGCGGCTCGTGCAGTGCTGAACAGACTGGGCGTCGAGGTTCTGGATATACCGGATTTCAATTGCTGCGGATATCCCATGCGGGACACGGATTCTCAGGCCTTTTTGCTTTCCTCGGCCCGGAACCTGGCTTTGGCCGAACAGTCGGGCTTGGATATGATGGTGCTGTGCAAATGCTGCTTTGGCGCCCTCAAGGCCGCAAGCTACGCATTGGCGCAGGACTCGGCCCTTAAAAATGAAATCAACGCCTTGCTGGAGCCGGAAAAACTGTCTTACCAGGGGAACGTGAAAGTAAAGCACTTCTTTTCCGTGCTCAAAGACTCCGTGGGCCTTGACGAAGTGAAAAAGACGGTGGAACGGCCTTTCCAGGGCCTGCGCATAGCAACCCATTACGGGTGTCACGCCCTGCGCCCCAGTTCCATCACGGAATTTGACGACCCCGTCAATCCCAGTTTGTTCGATAAACTGGTGGAGGCCACCGGCGCCGAAAGCGTGGATTGGGCGGAAAAAACCGATTGCTGCGGCGCTCCGCTCATGGGCGCTAACGATGAGTTGTCCCTGAAGATCACCGGGAAAAAGCTCAAGGGCGCACGCAAGGCGGGAGCCCACTTTTTGTGCGTAGGCTGCCCCTATTGCCATATGCAATTTGACACGGTGCAGGCTTCCTTTATAAAATCGGAGCCGGGCAAAGGACCGATGGCGTCCATCCTGTATCCCCAACTCCTGGGCCTGTCCATGGGAATTGACGCCGAGGACCTGGGGTTGGATAATAATTGTTTGGACATCAGCAGCATCAAGCTGTTTCTAAAATAA
- a CDS encoding 4Fe-4S dicluster domain-containing protein: MLFGDKLLTVIFYASLAVFVLGTLYKVYGWFKAKVGAQAPDAAPGERMGAAFKGVVGMIFSKKLFTFLEALVLDVILGRRQFQVDKMRWIMHSMILWGFTLLVIFHAFGNLVNPWFVGEYYSTLNPFWVLRDVFAVMVFVGIILAIVRRVAKKSPRLSSSPMDIYAIIIVTVIMCSGVLYQAAQMTSYSMFVEMVEDWAGLDMMDDEEDVQAIEAFWVANYGLVSPNIEEPDPDMVEMGIDANDSYCASCHTASPKAFLSYGFAKMLSPMAGVLDGSRNALKYLHLLACFLGLAYLPFSKMFHLVSTPISLIASRVMDENSLPENIATRQAMELDACVHCCTCSNTCSAMMASVTSGNKLVLPSEKMQSLKKLANGGELNADELEAVSYGVYMCTNCNRCTAVCPSGIILKDLWMSIRESLIQKQKAQPMVLTPLSFFRGYNRARIAPETYGAPAQKAQEAVAGKFEQLAAKDASIDITQASSAEANPMFAYCFGCQTCTTVCPVVGSFENPEEELGLVPHQIMCSLAMGLEEMASGSKMIWDCLTCYQCQEHCPQKVPVADILYDLKNMAAARVLPEKQTESRKTK, encoded by the coding sequence ATGTTATTCGGTGACAAACTGCTTACCGTGATATTCTACGCCTCGTTGGCTGTGTTTGTCTTGGGTACTCTTTATAAGGTCTACGGGTGGTTTAAAGCGAAGGTCGGCGCTCAGGCGCCGGACGCTGCTCCCGGAGAACGAATGGGCGCCGCTTTCAAGGGCGTTGTGGGAATGATTTTCAGTAAAAAGCTGTTCACCTTTCTGGAAGCTCTTGTCCTGGATGTGATTTTGGGCCGGCGTCAGTTCCAGGTGGACAAAATGCGTTGGATCATGCACTCCATGATCTTGTGGGGCTTCACCTTGCTGGTGATCTTCCATGCCTTTGGAAATCTGGTCAATCCCTGGTTTGTGGGAGAGTATTACTCCACCCTCAATCCGTTCTGGGTGCTTAGGGATGTCTTCGCGGTCATGGTGTTCGTAGGGATCATCCTGGCCATCGTACGCCGCGTCGCCAAAAAGAGCCCTCGCCTCAGTTCCAGCCCCATGGACATTTACGCCATTATAATAGTTACCGTGATCATGTGCTCCGGCGTTTTGTATCAGGCCGCTCAGATGACTTCCTATTCCATGTTTGTGGAAATGGTGGAGGATTGGGCCGGCTTGGACATGATGGACGACGAAGAGGATGTCCAGGCCATCGAGGCTTTCTGGGTAGCCAATTACGGTTTGGTTTCCCCCAATATTGAGGAGCCGGACCCGGACATGGTGGAAATGGGAATCGACGCCAATGACAGCTATTGCGCGTCCTGCCATACCGCTTCCCCTAAAGCCTTTCTGAGCTACGGCTTCGCCAAGATGCTCAGCCCCATGGCCGGCGTCTTGGACGGCTCCCGCAATGCTCTGAAATACCTGCATTTGCTGGCTTGCTTCCTGGGCTTGGCTTATTTGCCTTTCTCCAAGATGTTCCATCTGGTTTCCACGCCCATCAGCCTGATCGCCAGCCGCGTGATGGACGAGAATTCCCTGCCCGAGAACATCGCCACCAGGCAGGCCATGGAATTGGACGCCTGCGTCCATTGCTGCACATGCAGCAACACCTGTTCCGCCATGATGGCCAGCGTGACTTCCGGCAACAAGCTGGTGCTGCCTTCCGAAAAGATGCAGAGCCTCAAGAAATTGGCCAACGGCGGCGAGCTTAACGCTGATGAACTGGAAGCCGTGAGCTACGGCGTATATATGTGCACCAACTGCAACCGCTGCACCGCGGTCTGTCCATCGGGCATCATTCTTAAGGACCTGTGGATGTCCATTCGCGAATCCCTGATTCAGAAGCAAAAGGCCCAGCCCATGGTTCTGACGCCTTTGTCTTTCTTCCGCGGCTACAACCGCGCCAGGATCGCCCCGGAAACCTACGGCGCCCCGGCTCAAAAAGCCCAGGAAGCCGTGGCCGGCAAGTTCGAGCAACTGGCCGCCAAGGACGCCTCCATAGACATCACCCAGGCGTCTTCCGCAGAGGCCAACCCCATGTTTGCCTATTGCTTCGGGTGCCAGACCTGCACCACGGTTTGTCCTGTGGTGGGCAGCTTTGAGAATCCCGAAGAGGAACTGGGTTTGGTCCCCCATCAGATCATGTGCTCCCTGGCCATGGGCCTGGAGGAAATGGCTTCCGGCTCCAAGATGATCTGGGACTGCCTGACCTGCTACCAGTGTCAGGAGCATTGCCCTCAAAAGGTTCCGGTTGCGGACATCCTTTACGATCTCAAGAATATGGCCGCAGCCCGGGTGCTGCCCGAAAAGCAGACCGAGAGCAGGAAGACCAAGTAG
- a CDS encoding FAD-dependent oxidoreductase: MADQTVGSVLVVGGGISGMQTALDLADSGYYVYLLEKSPSIGGVMSQLDKTFPTNDCAMUIISPKLVEVGRHLNIELITYSDLESVEGAPGKFKVKVRKRARSISTELCTGCGACLDACPVTNIVNAPA, translated from the coding sequence ATGGCTGACCAGACTGTAGGTTCGGTCCTGGTGGTGGGCGGCGGAATTTCCGGCATGCAGACCGCCCTGGACCTGGCCGATTCCGGCTATTACGTGTACTTGTTGGAAAAAAGTCCGTCCATTGGCGGGGTGATGTCTCAGTTGGACAAGACCTTCCCCACCAATGACTGCGCCATGTGAATCATCTCTCCGAAACTGGTCGAGGTCGGCCGGCATTTGAACATAGAGTTGATTACATATTCCGATTTGGAGTCCGTGGAAGGAGCTCCGGGAAAATTTAAAGTCAAGGTTCGCAAAAGAGCGCGCAGCATCAGCACGGAACTTTGCACGGGTTGCGGCGCTTGCCTGGATGCATGCCCGGTTACCAATATAGTCAATGCTCCGGCCTGA